One Symphalangus syndactylus isolate Jambi chromosome 20, NHGRI_mSymSyn1-v2.1_pri, whole genome shotgun sequence DNA segment encodes these proteins:
- the CHD3 gene encoding chromodomain-helicase-DNA-binding protein 3 isoform X4, with protein MASPLRDEEEEEEEMVVSEEEEEEEEEGDEEEEEVEAADEDDEEDDDEGVLGRGPGHDRGRDRHSPPSCHLFPPPPPPPPPLPPPPPPPPPDKDDIRLLPSALGVKKRKRGPKKQKENKPGKPRKRKKRDSEEEFGSERDDYREKSESGGSEYGTGPGRKRRRKHREKKEKKTKRRKKGEGDGGQKQVEQKSSATLLLTWGLEDVEHVFSEEDYHTLTNYKAFSQFMRPLIAKKNPKIPMSKMMTILGAKWREFSANNPFKGSAAAVAAAAAAAAAAVAEQVSAAVSSATPIAPSGPPALPPPPAADIQPPPIRRAKTKEGKGPGHKRRSKSPRVPDGRKKLRGKKMAPLKIKLGLLGGKRKKGGSYVFQSDEGPEPEAEESDLDSGSVHSASGRPDGPVRTKKLKRGRPGRKKKKVLGCPAVAGEEEVDGYETDHQDYCEVCQQGGEIILCDTCPRAYHLVCLDPELDRAPEGKWSCPHCEKEGVQWEAKEEEEEYEEEGEEEGEKEEEDDHMEYCRVCKDGGELLCCDACISSYHIHCLNPPLPDIPNGEWLCPRCTCPVLKGRVQKILHWRWGEPPVAVPAPQQADGNPDVPPPRPLQGRSEREFFVKWVGLSYWHCSWAKELQLEIFHLVMYRNYQRKNDMDEPPPLDYGSGEDDGKSDKRKVKDPHYAEMEEKYYRFGIKPEWMTVHRIINHSVDKKGNYHYLVKWRDLPYDQSTWEEDEMNIPEYEEHKQSYWRHRELIMGEDPAQPRKYKKKKKELQGDGPPSSPTNDPTVKYETQPRFITATGGTLHMYQLEGLNWLRFSWAQGTDTILADEMGLGKTIQTIVFLYSLYKEGHTKGPFLVSAPLSTIINWEREFQMWAPKFYVVTYTGDKDSRAIIRENEFSFEDNAIKGGKKAFKMKREAQVKFHVLLTSYELITIDQAALGSIRWACLVVDEAHRLKNNQSKFFRVLNGYKIDHKLLLTGTPLQNNLEELFHLLNFLTPERFNNLEGFLEEFADISKEDQIKKLHDLLGPHMLRRLKADVFKNMPAKTELIVRVELSPMQKKYYKYILTRNFEALNSRGGGNQVSLLNIMMDLKKCCNHPYLFPVAAMESPKLPSGAYEGGALIKSSGKLMLLQKMLRKLKEQGHRVLIFSQMTKMLDLLEDFLDYEGYKYERIDGGITGALRQEAIDRFNAPGAQQFCFLLSTRAGGLGINLATADTVIIFDSDWNPHNDIQAFSRAHRIGQANKVMIYRFVTRASVEERITQVAKRKMMLTHLVVRPGLGSKAGSMSKQELDDILKFGTEELFKDENEGENKEEDSSVIHYDNEAIARLLDRNQDATEDTDVQNMNEYLSSFKVAQYVVREEDKIEEIEREIIKQEENVDPDYWEKLLRHHYEQQQEDLARNLGKGKRVRKQVNYNDAAQEDQDNQSEYSVGSEEEDEDFDERPEGRRQSKRQLRNEKDKPLPPLLARVGGNIEVLGFNTRQRKAFLNAVMRWGMPPQDAFTTQWLVRDLRGKTEKEFKAYVSLFMRHLCEPGADGSETFADGVPREGLSRQQVLTRIGVMSLVKKKVQEFEHINGRWSMPELMPDPSADSKRSSRASSPTKTSPTTPEASATNSPCTSKPATPAPSEKGEGIRTPLEKEEAENQEEKPEKNSRIGEKMETEADAPSPALSLGERLEPRKIPLEDEVPGVPGEMEPEPGYRGDREKSEDVKGDRELRPGPRDEPRSNGRREEKTEKPRFMFNIADGGFTELHTLWQNEERAAISSGKLNEIWHRRHDYWLLAGIVLHGYARWQDIQNDAQFAIINEPFKTEANKGNFLEMKNKFLARRFKLLEQALVIEEQLRRAAYLNLSQEPAHPAMALHARFAEAECLAESHQHLSKESLAGNKPANAVLHKGKGRGGPARGRAHNAASEPAGGVAERHEGGRDPPASHAVPNTPHRSPPSDVRAQHPQPAGQQGHGASPHTGLPPGSLRYTSGVRGGLQRRTRRGPGRRRRQLQPDACRVLHHSRHQRPSSAGEEGEGNGGGIGVRWAGSEGAPSRGGDLYRRLTGSQACPSPRPRPRGRPPAQALGPAASPPPSPPLGPSLG; from the exons ATGGCTTCCCCTCTGagggacgaggaggaggaggaggaggagatggtggtgtcggaggaggaagaagaggaggaagaagagggcgacgaggaggaggaggaggtggaggcggCCGACGAGGACGATGAGGAGGACGACGACGAGGGAGTACTCGGGCGCGGGCCGGGCCACGACCGGGGCCGCGACCGCCACAGCCCCCCCAGCTGCCACCTcttcccgccgccgccgccgccgccgccaccgctgcccccgccgccgccgcccccgccgccaG ATAAGGATGACATTCGGCTGCTGCCTTCAGCATTGGGTGTGAAGAAGAGAAAACGAGGACCCAAGAAGCAGAAGGAGAACAAGCCAGGAAAACCCCGAAAACGCAAGAAGCGT gacAGTGAGGAGGAATTTGGTTCTGAGCGAGATGACTACCGGGAGAAGTCAGAGAGTGGGGGCAGTGAATATGGAACCGGACCGGGTCGGAAACGAAGAAGGAAGCACcgagaaaaaaaggagaagaagacaaAGCGGCGGAAAAAGGGGGAGGGAGATGGGGGGCAAAAG CAAGTGGAACAGAAGTCATCAGCAACTCTGCTTCTGACCTGGGGCCTGGAGGATGTGGAGCATGTGTTCTCTGAGGAGGATTACCACACACTCACCAACTACAAAGCCTTCAGCCAATTCATGAG GCCCCTAATTGCTAAGAAGAATCCTAAGATCCCAATGTCTAAGATGATGACCATCCTTGGGGCCAAATGGAGAGAGTTCAGCGCCAACAACCCCTTCAAGGGGTCAGCAGCTGCTgtggcggcggcagcggcagcagcagcagcagctgtagCTGAGCAGGTGTCAGCTGCTGTCTCATCGGCCACCCCCATAGCACCCTCCGGACCCCCCGCCCTTCCACCACCCCCTGCTGCTGATATCCAGCCCCCACCCATCCGAAGAGCCAAAACCAAAGAGGGCAAAG GTCCAGGCCATAAGAGGCGGAGTAAGAGCCCCCGAGTGCCTGATGGACGCAAGAAGCTTCGGGGAAAGAAAATGGCACCACTCAAAATAAAACTAGGGCTGCTGGGtggcaagaggaagaaaggaggctCG TATGTTTTTCAGAGCGACGAAGGTCCTGAACCAGAGGCTGAGGAGTCAGACCTGGACAGTGGCAGTGTCCACAGTGCCTCAGGCCGGCCTGATGGCCCTGTCCGCACCAAGAAACTAAAGAGAGGCCGgccaggaaggaagaagaagaagg TCCTGGGCTGTCCTGCAGTGGCCGGGGAGGAGGAGGTTGATGGCTACGAGACGGATCACCAGGATTACTGTGAGGTGTGCCAGCAGGGTGGGGAAATTATTCTGTGTGACACCTGCCCTCGTGCCTACCACCTCGTCTGCCTTGATCCTGAACTTGACCGGGCTCCAGAGGGCAAATGGAGCTGCCCTCACTGT GAGAAGGAGGGGGTCcagtgggaggccaaggaggaagaagaagaatacgaagaggagggagaggaagaaggggagaaggaggaggaggatgatcaCATGGAATACTGCCGCGTATGCAAGGACGGCGGGGAGCTCCTGTGCTGTGACGCGTGCATCTCCTCCTACCACATTCATTGTCTAAACCCTCCCCTGCCTGACATTCCCAATGGTGAATGGCTGTGTCCCCGATGCACA TGCCCCGTGCTGAAGGGTCGAGTGCAGAAGATCCTACATTGGCGGTGGGGGGAGCCACCTGTAGCAGTGCCAGCCCCTCAACAGGCAGATGGAAATCCAGATGTCCCACCCCCCCGTCCTCTTCAAGGCAGATCGGAGCGAGAGTTCTTTGTCAAGTGGGTAGGACTATCCTACTGGCACTGCTCCTGGGCCAAGGAGCTTCAG CTGGAAATCTTCCATTTGGTTATGTATCGAAACTATCAGCGGAAGAATGACATGGATGAGCCCCCACCCCTGGACTATGGCTCCGGCGAGGATGATGGGAAGAGTGACAAGCGTAAAGTGAAAGACCCACACTATGCCGAGATGGAGGAGAAGTACTATCGTTTTGGCATCAAGCCAGAGTGGATGACCGTCCACCGTATCATCAACCACAG TGTGGATAAAAAGGGGAATTACCACTATCTAGTAAAATGGAGGGACTTACCATATGACCAGTCCACGTGggaggaagatgaaatgaatatcCCTGAATATGAAGAACATAAGCAAAGCTACTGGAGACACCG AGAACTAATTATGGGGGAAGACCCTGCCCAGCCCCGCAagtataagaagaagaagaaggagctaCAGGGCGATGGGCCTCCCAGTTCTCCCACTAATGAT CCTACTGTGAAATATGAGACTCAGCCACGGTTTATCACAGCAACTGGAGGCACTCTGCACATGTATCAGCTGGAAGGGCTGAACTGGCTACGCTTCTCCTGGGCCCAGGGCACTGACACCATTCTAGCTGATGAGATGGGGCTGGGCAAGACCATACAAACCATCGTCTTCCTCTACTCACTCTACAAGGAG GGCCACACAAAAGGTCCCTTCCTGGTGAGTGCCCCACTTTCTACCATCATTAACTGGGAGCGGGAGTTCCAGATGTGGGCACCCAAATTCTATGTGGTGACATACACGGGTGACAAGGACAGCCGGGCCATCATTCGTGAGAATGAATTCTCCTTTGAGGACAACGCCATCAAAGGGGGCAAGAAAGCTTTTAAGATGAAG AGGGAGGCACAGGTGAAGTTCCATGTTCTCCTGACATCATATGAGCTGATCACCATTGATCAGGCAGCACTTGGTTCCATCCGCTGGGCCTGTCTTGTGGTAGATGAGGCCCATCGACTCAAGAACAACCAGTCCAAG TTTTTCAGGGTTCTCAATGGTTACAAGATAGATCATAAGTTGCTGCTGACAGGAACCCCATTGCAGAATAATCTGGAGGAGCTCTTCCATCTCCTGAACTTCCTCACCCCAGAGAGATTTAA CAActtggagggcttcctggaggagtttGCTGACATATCCAAAGAGGACCAGATCAAGAAACTGCATGATTTGCTGGGGCCACACATGCTACGGAGACTCAAGGCAGATGTCTTTAAGAACATGCCAGCCAAGACAGAGCTCATCGTTCGGGTGGAGCTAAGCCCCATGCAGAA GAAATACTACAAATACATCCTGACTCGAAATTTTGAGGCCTTGAATTCACGAGGTGGCGGGAACCAGGTGTCGCTGCTTAATATCATGATGGATCTTAAGAAGTGCTGCAACCATCCATACCTTTTTCCCGTGGCTGCTATG GAGTCCCCCAAACTCCCCAGTGGGGCTTATGAGGGTGGGGCACTTATTAAGTCGTCTGGGAAGCTCATGCTGCTCCAGAAGATGCTGCGAAAGCTGAAGGAGCAAGGACACCGAGTGCTTATCTTCTCGCAG ATGACCAAAATGTTAGACTTGCTTGAGGACTTCTTAGACTATGAAGGCTACAAGTATGAGCGCATCGATGGTGGTATCACGGGTGCCCTGAGGCAGGAGGCCATCGATCGGTTTAATG CTCCTGGGGCCCAACAATTCTGCTTCCTCCTGTCCACCCGAGCTGGGGGCCTGGGCATCAATCTGGCCACTGCTGACACTGTCATCATCTTTGATTCGGACTGGAACCCCCATAATGACATCCAG GCCTTTAGCCGGGCGCATCGGATTGGCCAGGCCAACAAAGTGATGATTTACCGGTTTGTGACTCGCGCGTCAGTGGAAGAGCGAATCACACAAGTGGCCAAGAGAAAGATGATGCTGACACACCTGGTGGTGCGGCCTGGGCTGGGCTCCAAGGCAGGCTCCATGTCCAAGCAGGAGCTTGACGACATTCTCAAATTTGGCACTGAAGAGCTGTTCAAGGATGAAAACGAGG GGGAGAACAAGGAGGAGGACAGCAGTGTGATTCATTATGACAATGAGGCCATCGCTCGGCTGTTGGACCGGAACCAGGATGCAACTGAGGACACTGACGTGCAGAACATGAATGAGTATCTCAGCTCCTTCAAGGTGGCACAGTACGTCGTGCGGGAAGAAGACAAG ATTGAGGAAATTGAGCGAGAGATCATCAAGCAGGAGGAGAATGTGGACCCTGACTACTGGGAGAAGCTGCTGAGGCATCACTATGAGCAACAGCAAGAAGACCTAGCCCGGAATCTAGGCAAGGGCAAGCGGGTTCGCAAGCAAGTTAACTACAATGATGCTGCTCAGGAAGACCAAG ACAACCAGTCAGAGTACTCGGTGGGTTcagaggaggaggatgaagactTCGATGAACGTCCTGAAG GGCGTAGACAGTCAAAGAGGCAGCTCCGGAATGAGAAAGATAAGCCACTGCCTCCACTGCTGGCCCGAGTCGGGGGCAACATTGAG GTGCTGGGCTTCAACACCCGTCAGCGGAAGGCTTTCCTCAATGCTGTGATGCGCTGGGGGATGCCACCACAGGATGCCTTCACCACGCAGTGGCTGGTGCGGGACCTGAGGGGCAAGACTGAGAAGGAGTTTAA GGCCTATGTGTCTTTGTTCATGCGCCATCTGTGTGAGCCTGGGGCAGACGGCTCTGAAACCTTTGCCGATGGGGTCCCTCGGGAGGGACTGAGTCGCCAGCAGGTGTTGACCCGCATTGGAGTCATGTCTCTCGTCAAAAAGAAG GTGCAAGAGTTTGAGCACATCAATGGGCGTTGGTCAATGCCGGAACTGATGCCTGACCCCAGCGCCGACTCTAAGCGCTCCTCCAGAGCCTCCTCTCCTACCAAAACATCTCCCACCACTCCTGAGGCTTCTGCTACCAACAGTCCCTGCACCTCTAAACCTG CTACTCCAGCTCCAAGTGAGAAAGGAGAAGGCATAAGGACACCTCTTGAGAAGGAGGAAGCTGAAAACCAGGAGGAAAAGCCAGAGAAGAACAGCAGAATTGGggagaagatggagacagag GCTGATGCCCCGAGCCCAGCCCTATCACTTGGGGAGCGGCTGGAGCCAAGGAAGATTCCTCTAGAGGATGAGGTGCCAGGGGTGCCTGGAGAGATGGAGCCTGAACCTGGGTACCGTGGGGACAGAGAGAAGTCAG AAGATGTAAAAGGTGACCGGGAGCTTCGACCAGGGCCTCGAGATGAGCCACGGTCCAATGGGCGACGagaggaaaagacagagaagCCCCGGTTCATGTTCAATATCGCAGATGGTGGCTTCACAG AGCTTCACACACTGTGGCAGAATGAGGAACGGGCAGCTATTTCCTCGGGGAAACTCAATGAGATCTGGCACAGAAGACATGACTACTGGCTTCTGGCTGGGATTGTCCT CCATGGCTATGCACGGTGGCAGGACATCCAGAATGATGCTCAATTTGCCATTATCAACGAGCCATTTAAAACTGAAGCCAATAAGGGGAACTTTCTGGAGATGAAAAATAAGTTCCTGGCCCGGAGGTTCAAG CTCCTGGAGCAGGCGCTGGTGATTGAGGAGCAGCTGCGGCGGGCGGCCTACCTGAACCTGTCGCAGGAGCCGGCGCACCCCGCCATGGCCCTCCACGCCCGCTTCGCCGAGGCCGAGTGCCTGGCCGAGAGCCACCAGCACCTCTCCAAGGAGTCGCTGGCGGGGAACAAGCCGGCCAACGCCGTCCTGCACAAGGGTAAGGGCCGCGGCGGCCCCGCGCGGGGGAGGGCCCACAACGCTGC TTCTGAACCAGCTGGAGGAGTTGCTGAGCGACATGAAGGCGGACGTGACCCGCCTGCCAGCCACGCTGTCCCGAATACCCCCCATCGCAGCCCGCCTTCAGATGTCCGAGCGCAGCATCCTCAGCCGGCTGGCCAGCAAGGGCACGGAGCCTCACCCCACACCG GCCTTCCCCCCGGGTCCCTACGCTACACCTCCGGGGTACGGGGCGGCCTTCAGCGCCGCACCCGCAGGGGCCCTGGCCGCCGCAGGCGCCAATTACAGCCAGATGCCTGCAGGGTCCTTCATCACAG CCGCCACCAACGGCCCTCCAGTGCTggtgaagaaggagaaggaaatggtGGGGGCATTGGTGTCAGATGGGCTGGATCGGAAGGAGCCCCGAGCCGGGGAGGTGATCTGTATAGACGACTGACTGGATCCCAGGCCTGCCCTTCACCCAGGCCCCGTCCACGAGGCCGACCCCCAGCTCAAGCGCTGGGGCCTGCTGCCAGCCCTCCACCTTCCCCACCCCTTGGGCCATCACTGGGCTAG